From the Bombus pascuorum chromosome 7, iyBomPasc1.1, whole genome shotgun sequence genome, one window contains:
- the LOC132909381 gene encoding ninjurin-A-like — protein sequence MDKSRDKSDEMIIYMDKIGDKERLTEPLTYKPFAPKTISRSDSMLETDNTNNPRPTSGPEIDDLEPEGSFPIGFEPRIGIDDGLLPSEPGVSEIPRTPFLPPPSMPPIQPIPDVNIYQHKKTLAQGMMDLALLSANANQLRYVLQTDGGHPYYYPSLVLIGSSLILQIAVGIGLIWNSRYDVNDNAQMCKANRANNWTVIGIFLVTIFNVFISSFGVVDQVSVMPIVSRIDSESEN from the coding sequence ATGGATAAATCAAGAGATAAAAGTGATgaaatgattatttatatGGATAAGATTGGCGATAAAGAACGATTGACAGAACCATTGACTTATAAACCTTTTGCACCGAAGACTATATCGCGTTCCGATTCCATGCTCGAGACAGACAATACAAACAATCCACGACCGACGTCCGGTCCAGAAATCGATGACCTAGAACCGGAAGGAAGTTTTCCGATAGGATTTGAACCTCGAATAGGAATTGATGATGGTCTCCTGCCAAGTGAACCAGGGGTATCAGAAATCCCAAGAACTCCATTTTTACCACCGCCGTCTATGCCGCCTATTCAGCCGATACCTGACGTGAATATCTATCAGCACAAGAAAACGCTCGCACAAGGAATGATGGATCTGGCTCTTTTGTCTGCTAATGCAAATCAGTTGCGTTATGTTTTACAAACTGACGGGGGGCATCCGTATTATTATCCATCACTGGTGCTAATAGGCAGCAGcctaattttacaaattgcaGTGGGAATAGGATTAATTTGGAATAGTAGATATGACGTTAATGATAATGCTCAAATGTGCAAGGCCAACCGGGCTAATAATTGGACAGTGATCGGTATATTTCtagtaacaatttttaatgtcTTCATTTCGTCATTCGGCGTTGTTGATCAAGTATCAGTAATGCCTATAGTATCTAGAATTGATAGTGAAAGTGAAAATTAA
- the LOC132909382 gene encoding protein spaetzle-like, whose translation MTSKIIIFIELCFLIMLMMPQNISMQSRGIYQSTLKLANRHKGGMLLEDTIIFPGEMRHVPPVCKGSTYCENVDSYPEDIVNRALRINESIKYLSSVDGVDIGQRLMPTNELSLCVADEQIIYPQSAENKDNEWKFIANQKNFKQGIRIEKCRTEGASCSVISGLAAGYETSCKQKFIFRELLSISENGSVAPDIFRFPASCCCFATLTGNILTRMGIGQQSQITSTTAPIKNR comes from the exons ATGACTTCGAAAATCATCATATTCATTGAACTGTGTTTTTTAATAATGCTAATG ATGCCACAAAATATTTCCATGCAATCAAGAGGCATTTACCAAAGTACTCTTAAATTGGCAAATCGACACAAAG GTGGCATGTTATTAGAAGATACAATCATATTTCCTGGAGAAATGAGACACGTGCCCCCCGTTTGTAAAGGATCCACCTATTGTGAGAATGTAGACTCTTATCCCGAAGATATAGTAAATAGGGCGCTTCGAATAAACGAAAGcattaaatatctttctagTGTAGATGGA gTTGATATAGGACAGAGGCTCATGCCAACCAATGAACTATCCCTTTGCGTAGCTGAt GAGCAAATTATATATCCTCAATCAGCGGAGAACAAAGACAATGAATGGAAATTCATCGCGAatcaaaaaaatttcaaacaggGCATACGGATTGAGAAGTGTAG AACGGAGGGCGCCAGCTGTAGCGTGATAAGTGGACTTGCTGCAGGTTACGAAACAAGTTGCAagcaaaaattcatttttagaGAATTGTTATCGATATCGGAAAACGGTAGTGTTGCTCCAGATATTTTTCGATTCCCAGCGAGTTGTTGCTGTTTTGCAACACTCACTGGAAATATACTTACAAGAATGGGTATAGGACAGCAAAGTCAAATTACATCTACTACAGCACCtattaaaaatagatga
- the LOC132909376 gene encoding tubulin epsilon and delta complex protein 1-like, translating into MSDIKSVLSLLCQHLNFSINIVMKPEYFRLAKFNSTAENVTSTFWTALNVLSYYAVKEKQIKIDIQKYDTIWAAKLCFAYLQYPAIEFYALSESSKNNRPLLLAFAWLLGTQDILSVITRINLSNSVLGRECSRLNSVQKKETQYNIPETFSAQINNILYLNGKVNYNIKEISELISEKTKLISKIHTASVKVCGLPHLSVSETALVKRISTTNKNALSNEDKKYIKELSTIASLLDIHMKWSKKKHIFFEWMVTVVQEHNKSLNTSFGGIDWNEVSKFISLLCSVTEEKLETLSSKEETINSQDYEPNCISRLLKVQDNNTEIERWLVEISGDLTKRTEDLDKRKEELSEKLKEILQSIPHCVEVSFL; encoded by the exons atgtCTGATATAAAGAGTGTTTTGTCTCTATTATGTCagcatttaaatttctcaatcAACATCGTGATGAAACCTGAATATTTTAGGCTGGCAAAATTTAATAGCACGGCAGAAAATGTC ACTAGTACGTTTTGGACAGCACTGAATGTCTTAAGCTATTATGctgtaaaagaaaaacaaattaaaattgatattcaaaaatatg aTACAATATGGGCTGCCAAATTGTGTTTTGCATATTTACAATATCCTGCAATAGAGTTTTATGCTTTAAGCGAGAGTAGTAAAAATAACAGACCATTATTATTAGCATTTGCATGGCTTCTTGGAACACAAGATATTCTAAGTGTTATCACTCGCATAAATCTGTCTAATAGTGTGCTAGGAAGAGAATGTTCACGGTTGAATAGCGTACAG AAGAAGGAAACACAGTATAATATACCAGAGACATTCAGTGCacagataaataatatattgtacttAAATggtaaagtaaattataatataaaagagataTCTGAACTAATTTCTGAGAAGACTAAGTTAATAAGCAAAATTCATACTGCAAGTGTTAAAGTTTGTGGTCTTCCACATCTAAGTGTATCAGAGACAGCACTGGTAAAACGTATCTCAACTACCAATAAAAATGCACTTTCCAATGaagacaaaaaatatataaaagaattatcaACTATTGCTAGTTTAttagatatacatatgaaatggtctaaaaagaaacatatattttttgaatggatg gTAACAGTAGTTCAAGAACATAATAAATCACTGAACACCAGCTTTGGAGGTATAGATTGGAATGAAGTTTCAAagtttatttctttgttatgTTCTGTGACTGAAGAAAAGCTTGAAACTTTGTCATCTAAAGAAGAAACTATTAATTCTCAAGATTATGAACCCAATTGCATTTCGCGTTTATTAAAGGTCCAAGATAATAACACAGAAATAGAAAGGTGGCTAGTGGAAATTTCTGGTGACCTGACCAAAAGAACAGAAGATTTAGACAAAAGGAAAGAGGAACTTTCTGAGAaactaaaagaaatattacagTCAATCCCGCATTGTGttgaagtttcatttttatag
- the LOC132909387 gene encoding CDC42 small effector protein homolog, which translates to MAGSGELWVQCFTCCLMQQGPRTRNGRQRSHQRLRIDRSMIGVPTNFRHTGHISSGDLDMSNAQLSNIQAQMQMKGGYDNAYSVKAC; encoded by the exons ATGGCTGGCAGTGGAGAACTTTGGGTACAATGCTTTACCTGTTGTTTGATGCAACAAGGACCAAGGACACGGAATGGAAGACAGAGGTCACATCAAAGGTTAAGGATAGATCGTAGCATGATAGGAGTACCTACAAACTTTAGGCATACCGGACATATTAGCAGTGGAGATCTCGATATGAGCAATGCACAATTGTCAAATATTCAAGCACAAATGCAAATGAAAGGAGGCTATGACAATGCATACAGTGTCAAG gCATGTTGA